Proteins co-encoded in one Pseudomonas fluorescens genomic window:
- a CDS encoding PLP-dependent aminotransferase family protein, with product MELRIDRQAMVPVVQQIVDGLTEWIVRGQVPPTTRLPSVRQIARSNLLSQSNVVEACERLVAQGVLASRQGAGFMVASALPVCCKAFDSPAFAGEHRGCDTDPQWRAGLKLGDGVLPQSWREPDDLSYAIRQVARADMFSLFNYNTPLGLPALREQIVKRLGLLEIKADDDRVLTTTGASHALDLIVRTLFRAGDCVVVETPGYAPLFDLLRLHGVRMLEVSRTPGGPDIEALEILLRQFRPAAMFINSHHHNPTGSCLTPAVARRILQLSKTYDLRLIEDDVFADLHNGSGTRLAALDDEGRVIYVGSFSKTLSSSLRVGFVLAGFEVIEQLARVKMISCMGTSRFSEAVLATLLASGAYRKLVQRQRQRLNTDRAAALQALEDADWEVFGKPTGGLFIWARSPLANEEHLRRQALHFGVQLSCGASFRPGGEACDWQRINIAYACDPRARQFFRSTVVDRPQVF from the coding sequence ATGGAATTGAGAATTGACCGACAGGCAATGGTGCCGGTCGTACAGCAGATTGTTGATGGATTGACCGAGTGGATCGTGCGGGGTCAGGTACCGCCGACGACGCGCCTGCCTTCAGTACGGCAAATCGCGCGATCGAATCTGCTCAGCCAGTCGAATGTCGTGGAAGCCTGCGAGCGTCTGGTAGCGCAGGGCGTTCTCGCCTCACGGCAGGGTGCCGGTTTCATGGTCGCAAGCGCGTTGCCAGTGTGTTGCAAGGCCTTTGACAGTCCGGCTTTCGCGGGCGAACACCGCGGCTGTGATACGGATCCGCAATGGCGTGCAGGCCTGAAACTGGGTGATGGTGTCTTGCCGCAGAGCTGGCGAGAACCTGACGATCTCAGCTACGCGATCCGTCAGGTGGCCCGCGCCGACATGTTCAGTCTGTTCAACTACAACACGCCCCTGGGGCTCCCCGCGTTGCGCGAACAAATCGTCAAACGCCTCGGGTTGCTGGAAATCAAGGCTGATGACGATCGCGTGCTGACCACGACCGGTGCCAGCCACGCGCTTGACCTGATCGTGCGGACCCTGTTTCGGGCCGGCGATTGTGTGGTGGTCGAGACACCGGGCTACGCACCGCTGTTCGATCTCCTGCGGCTGCACGGCGTGCGCATGCTGGAGGTCAGCCGCACACCCGGCGGGCCGGACATCGAAGCGCTCGAGATTCTGCTGCGGCAATTCCGGCCGGCGGCGATGTTCATCAACAGTCATCACCACAATCCCACCGGAAGTTGTCTGACGCCGGCGGTCGCGCGTCGCATTCTGCAATTGAGCAAAACCTACGACCTGCGGCTGATCGAAGATGACGTCTTTGCCGATCTGCACAATGGCAGCGGCACGCGACTGGCGGCGCTGGACGATGAAGGGCGGGTGATCTATGTCGGCAGTTTTTCCAAGACACTCAGCAGCTCGTTACGGGTAGGCTTCGTGCTGGCCGGTTTCGAGGTGATCGAGCAACTGGCACGGGTCAAGATGATCAGTTGCATGGGCACCTCGAGGTTCAGCGAGGCAGTACTGGCAACGCTGCTGGCCAGTGGCGCCTATCGCAAGCTGGTGCAGCGCCAGCGTCAGCGGCTCAATACCGATCGTGCCGCAGCCCTTCAGGCGCTGGAGGATGCCGATTGGGAAGTGTTCGGCAAGCCGACGGGCGGCCTGTTCATCTGGGCCCGTTCGCCGTTGGCAAATGAAGAGCACTTGCGCAGGCAGGCCTTGCACTTTGGCGTGCAATTGTCCTGCGGAGCATCGTTCAGGCCCGGTGGCGAAGCCTGCGACTGGCAGCGGATCAATATCGCCTATGCCTGTGATCCGAGGGCACGGCAGTTCTTTCGCAGTACAGTCGTGGATCGACCTCAAGTGTTCTGA
- a CDS encoding response regulator: MHNSQASVNEEQKDDKRWSIRALIVDDDVPIRELMIDYLARFNIHASGVTDGAAMRQAMQAEHFDVVVLDLMLPGEDGLSLCRWLRAESDIPILMLTARCEPTDRIIGLELGADDYMAKPFEPRELVARIQTILRRVRDDRTEQRANIRFDNWRLNSVLRQLIADDGLVVPLSNAEFRLLWVFIERPRRVLSREQLLDAARGRSIEAFDRSIDLLVSRLRQKLGDDPKAPQLIKTVRGEGYLFDARDIG, encoded by the coding sequence ATGCACAATTCCCAAGCCTCCGTGAATGAAGAGCAGAAAGACGACAAGCGCTGGAGCATCCGGGCCCTGATCGTCGACGATGACGTGCCGATCCGCGAACTGATGATCGACTACCTGGCGCGTTTCAACATTCACGCCAGCGGCGTCACCGACGGCGCAGCCATGCGCCAGGCGATGCAGGCCGAACATTTCGACGTGGTGGTACTCGACCTGATGCTGCCCGGCGAAGACGGCCTGTCGCTGTGCCGCTGGCTGCGCGCAGAGTCTGACATCCCGATCCTGATGCTCACTGCGCGCTGCGAACCGACCGACCGCATCATCGGCCTGGAACTCGGCGCCGATGACTATATGGCCAAACCGTTCGAACCCCGCGAGCTGGTGGCGCGGATCCAGACGATCCTGCGTCGGGTGCGCGACGACCGCACCGAACAGCGTGCGAACATTCGCTTCGACAACTGGCGCCTGAACAGCGTCCTGCGCCAGTTGATCGCCGACGATGGTCTGGTGGTGCCGCTGTCCAACGCCGAATTCCGCCTGCTCTGGGTGTTCATCGAACGTCCGCGCCGGGTGCTCAGCCGCGAACAACTGCTGGACGCCGCCCGTGGCCGTTCGATCGAAGCCTTCGACCGCAGCATCGACCTGCTGGTCTCGCGCCTGCGGCAAAAACTCGGCGACGACCCGAAAGCCCCCCAACTGATCAAGACCGTACGCGGTGAAGGTTACCTGTTCGACGCACGGGACATCGGCTGA
- a CDS encoding SDR family oxidoreductase, with translation MSMTFSGQVAVVTGAANGIGRATAQAFAAEGLKVVVADLDAAGGEGTVALIRTAGGEATFVRCNVTVESEVKNLMDEVIKTYGRLDYAFNNAGIEIEKGKLAEGSMDEFDAIMGVNVKGVWLCMKYQLPLLLAQGGGAIVNTASVAGLGAAPKMSIYAASKHAVIGLTKSAAIEYAKKKIRVNAVCPAVIDTDMFRRAYEADPKKGEFANAMHPVGRIGKVEEIASAVLYLCSDGAAFTTGHSLAVDGGVTAF, from the coding sequence ATGAGCATGACGTTTTCCGGTCAGGTAGCCGTCGTCACCGGCGCGGCCAACGGCATCGGCCGCGCGACGGCCCAGGCTTTCGCCGCCGAAGGTCTGAAAGTGGTGGTGGCCGATCTGGATGCGGCCGGGGGCGAGGGCACCGTGGCGCTGATTCGTACAGCCGGAGGGGAAGCGACCTTCGTGCGTTGTAATGTGACCGTCGAGAGCGAAGTGAAAAATCTGATGGACGAGGTGATCAAGACCTACGGCCGTCTCGACTATGCCTTCAACAACGCCGGCATCGAAATCGAGAAAGGCAAGCTGGCCGAGGGCTCGATGGATGAGTTCGACGCAATCATGGGCGTCAACGTCAAAGGCGTATGGCTGTGCATGAAGTACCAGTTGCCGTTGCTGCTGGCCCAGGGTGGCGGGGCGATCGTCAACACCGCGTCGGTGGCCGGACTGGGCGCTGCGCCGAAGATGAGCATCTACGCCGCCTCCAAGCATGCGGTGATCGGCCTGACCAAATCGGCTGCTATCGAATATGCCAAGAAGAAAATCCGCGTCAACGCCGTATGCCCGGCAGTGATCGATACCGACATGTTCCGTCGCGCCTATGAGGCCGACCCGAAGAAAGGCGAATTCGCCAACGCCATGCACCCCGTCGGCCGTATCGGCAAGGTCGAGGAAATCGCCAGTGCCGTGCTGTACCTGTGCAGCGATGGTGCAGCGTTCACCACCGGCCATTCACTGGCCGTGGACGGGGGTGTGACCGCGTTCTGA
- a CDS encoding sensor histidine kinase — MRARFDTLFGRLFGVLFVAIVLAHLLAFAWFHHYGPPPPPPPPEFSQGVEGQRPTPDPRFSHRPPRPWFGGPLVPLTFQFISLMIAAWYGAKLLSRPIQRLSDAAERLSENLDSPPLDESGPREARQAAHTFNLMQQRIREQVQQRARMLGAVSHDLRTPLSRLKLRLEKIDDDKLQGQMRQDLNDMIGMLDATLTYLHEQRTSEALQMMDVQALVESLCENAQDQGADVQVSGHCAPLQVQPMALRSCINNLMDNALRYAGQAHIELQDQREHLLIRVIDHGPGIAADKREAVFEPFFRLEGSRNRNSGGVGLGMTIAREAAQRQGGQLNLEDTPGGGLTAVIRLPRH; from the coding sequence ATGCGGGCGCGCTTCGACACGCTGTTCGGCCGCCTGTTTGGCGTGCTGTTCGTGGCGATCGTCCTGGCGCACCTGTTGGCCTTCGCCTGGTTCCACCATTACGGCCCGCCTCCGCCCCCTCCGCCGCCGGAATTTTCCCAAGGCGTCGAAGGACAACGTCCGACACCAGATCCGCGCTTCTCCCATCGACCGCCGCGCCCCTGGTTCGGCGGGCCGCTGGTGCCACTGACCTTTCAGTTCATCTCACTGATGATCGCTGCGTGGTACGGCGCCAAACTCTTGAGCCGGCCGATCCAGCGTCTGAGCGACGCCGCCGAACGCCTCAGCGAAAACCTCGACAGCCCGCCGCTGGATGAATCAGGCCCGCGAGAAGCCCGACAGGCCGCTCACACCTTCAACCTGATGCAACAGCGGATTCGCGAACAGGTTCAGCAACGCGCACGAATGCTCGGCGCCGTCTCCCACGACCTGCGCACGCCACTGTCGCGGCTGAAACTGCGCCTGGAAAAGATCGACGACGACAAGCTCCAGGGCCAGATGCGTCAGGACCTGAACGACATGATCGGCATGCTCGACGCCACCCTCACCTACCTGCACGAACAGCGCACCAGCGAAGCGCTGCAGATGATGGACGTGCAGGCGCTGGTCGAATCACTGTGCGAAAACGCCCAGGATCAAGGCGCCGACGTACAGGTCAGCGGCCACTGCGCGCCCTTGCAGGTGCAGCCGATGGCACTGCGCTCGTGCATCAACAACCTGATGGACAACGCCCTGCGCTACGCCGGCCAAGCTCACATCGAACTGCAGGATCAGCGCGAACACCTGCTGATCCGCGTCATCGACCACGGCCCGGGCATCGCTGCGGACAAGCGTGAAGCGGTGTTCGAACCGTTCTTCCGCCTGGAAGGCTCGCGCAACCGCAACTCCGGCGGCGTGGGCCTGGGCATGACCATCGCCCGGGAAGCCGCGCAACGCCAGGGCGGACAACTGAACCTCGAAGACACCCCCGGCGGCGGCCTCACCGCCGTAATTCGCCTGCCCCGCCACTGA
- the pyrF gene encoding orotidine-5'-phosphate decarboxylase encodes MSACQTPIIVALDFPTRDAALKLADQLDPKLCRVKVGKELFTSCASEIVGTLRDKGFEVFLDLKFHDIPNTTAMAVKAAAEMGVWMVNVHCSGGLRMMAACREELDKRSGPQPLLIGVTVLTSMEREDLAGIGLDIEPQEQVLRLAALAEKAGMDGLVCSALEATALKTAHPSLQLVTPGIRPAGSAQDDQRRILTPRQALDAGSDYLVIGRPISQAADPAKALASVVAELA; translated from the coding sequence ATGTCCGCCTGCCAGACTCCTATCATCGTCGCCCTGGATTTCCCCACCCGTGACGCCGCACTGAAGCTGGCCGACCAGTTGGACCCGAAACTGTGCCGGGTCAAAGTGGGCAAGGAACTGTTCACCAGCTGTGCCTCGGAAATCGTCGGCACCCTGCGTGACAAGGGTTTTGAAGTGTTTCTCGACCTGAAATTCCACGACATTCCCAACACCACCGCGATGGCGGTCAAGGCCGCTGCCGAGATGGGGGTGTGGATGGTCAACGTTCACTGCTCCGGCGGCCTGCGCATGATGGCGGCCTGCCGTGAAGAGCTGGACAAGCGCAGCGGCCCGCAACCCCTGCTGATCGGCGTGACCGTGCTGACCAGCATGGAGCGTGAGGATCTGGCGGGTATCGGTCTGGACATCGAGCCGCAGGAGCAGGTGCTGCGTCTGGCGGCACTGGCCGAGAAGGCCGGGATGGACGGTCTGGTGTGCTCGGCGCTGGAAGCCACTGCGCTGAAAACCGCACACCCGTCGCTGCAACTGGTGACCCCGGGGATTCGTCCGGCCGGCAGCGCCCAGGACGACCAGCGTCGCATCCTGACCCCGCGTCAGGCGCTGGATGCCGGTTCCGACTATCTGGTGATCGGCCGTCCGATCAGCCAGGCGGCGGATCCGGCCAAGGCGCTGGCCTCGGTGGTTGCCGAACTGGCCTGA
- a CDS encoding alanyl-tRNA editing protein, which translates to MTLRLFFHSDDLKANVEVLDCTPHENEFAVVLRATLFHPQGGGQPCDTGWIGDAQVLRVVQEPDRIIHFVDQPVPLGMTQIRIDEERRRFNTRMHSAGHLIGHFVQAMGWMPIKGHHWPDEGRVQFKPGDSAQEVDAQTVQYGIGQWIEHDLPRLTSLREGAREIGFGELPAYGCGGTHVRSLKDLGTVTIASLSQKKGTLSVHYNVD; encoded by the coding sequence ATGACGCTCCGCCTCTTTTTCCATAGTGATGACCTCAAGGCCAATGTGGAAGTCCTCGACTGCACGCCCCACGAGAACGAATTCGCCGTGGTGCTGCGCGCCACGTTGTTTCATCCGCAAGGGGGCGGGCAGCCTTGCGATACCGGCTGGATTGGCGATGCACAAGTCCTGCGAGTCGTACAGGAACCGGACCGGATCATTCACTTCGTCGACCAGCCGGTGCCACTGGGCATGACCCAGATCCGCATCGATGAAGAGCGTCGTCGCTTCAACACCCGTATGCATTCCGCCGGTCATCTGATCGGCCATTTCGTTCAAGCCATGGGCTGGATGCCGATCAAAGGGCACCATTGGCCTGACGAAGGGCGTGTGCAATTCAAGCCCGGGGATTCGGCTCAGGAAGTCGACGCGCAAACCGTCCAATACGGCATCGGGCAATGGATCGAACACGATCTGCCACGCCTGACGTCCCTGCGCGAAGGCGCGCGGGAAATCGGCTTCGGTGAACTGCCCGCCTATGGTTGCGGTGGCACCCATGTACGCAGCCTGAAGGATCTGGGCACAGTCACGATCGCGTCCCTTTCGCAGAAGAAGGGCACGTTGTCCGTCCACTACAACGTGGATTGA
- a CDS encoding NADP-dependent oxidoreductase: protein MTNQTNRQFLLAKRPVGAATRETFTYQEVPVGEPAAGQILVKNEYLSLDPAMRGWMNEGKSYIPPVGLGEVMRALGVGKVIASNNPGFAVGDYVNGALGVQDYFLGEPRGFYKVDPKLAPLPVYLSALGMTGMTAYFALLDVGAPKAGDTVVLSGAAGAVGSIAGQIAKIKGCRVIGIAGGADKCKFLIDELGFDGAIDYKSEDVLAGLKRECPKGVDVYFDNVGGDILDAVLSRINLKARVVICGAISQYNNKEAVKGPANYLSLLVNRARMEGFVVMDYAAQYASAAQEMAGWMAKGQLKSKEDIVEGLETFPETLGKLFSGENFGKLVLKV from the coding sequence ATGACCAACCAGACCAATCGCCAGTTCCTGCTCGCCAAACGCCCGGTAGGCGCCGCCACCCGCGAGACCTTCACCTATCAGGAAGTACCGGTCGGCGAGCCGGCGGCGGGGCAGATTCTGGTCAAGAACGAATACCTGTCCCTCGATCCGGCCATGCGCGGCTGGATGAACGAAGGCAAATCCTACATCCCGCCGGTGGGTCTGGGTGAAGTCATGCGCGCGCTGGGCGTAGGCAAAGTCATCGCGTCAAACAATCCGGGGTTCGCGGTCGGGGACTACGTCAACGGTGCCCTGGGCGTGCAGGATTATTTCCTCGGTGAGCCAAGAGGTTTCTACAAGGTCGATCCGAAACTGGCACCGCTGCCGGTTTATCTGTCCGCACTGGGCATGACCGGCATGACAGCCTACTTCGCCCTGCTCGATGTCGGCGCACCGAAGGCCGGCGACACCGTGGTGTTGTCCGGCGCTGCGGGCGCGGTCGGCAGCATTGCCGGGCAGATTGCCAAGATCAAAGGTTGCCGGGTGATCGGCATCGCCGGCGGCGCAGACAAGTGCAAGTTCCTGATTGATGAACTGGGTTTTGACGGCGCCATCGACTACAAGAGCGAAGACGTACTCGCCGGACTCAAGCGCGAATGCCCGAAAGGCGTGGACGTGTATTTCGACAACGTCGGCGGCGACATCCTCGACGCCGTACTCAGTCGTATCAACCTGAAAGCACGCGTGGTGATCTGCGGCGCCATCAGCCAGTACAACAACAAGGAAGCGGTCAAAGGCCCGGCCAACTACCTGTCGCTGCTGGTCAACCGCGCGCGGATGGAAGGTTTCGTGGTGATGGATTACGCCGCGCAGTACGCCAGCGCCGCCCAGGAAATGGCCGGGTGGATGGCCAAAGGTCAGCTCAAGAGCAAGGAAGACATCGTCGAAGGCCTGGAAACCTTTCCGGAAACCCTGGGCAAACTGTTCAGCGGAGAGAACTTCGGCAAGCTGGTATTGAAAGTCTGA
- a CDS encoding LysE family translocator: MTSNYLGEFLALATIHFLAVVAPGPDFAVTIRQSVRFGRLVGICTALGIGAGISVHVLYTLLGVGALMHTTPWLLTVAKVVGGAYIFYLGISLIRSKPKTTLEGEKTTDEPLVEQSLFKAFSTGFLTNATNPKATLFFLAIFTTIISASTPLEIQALYGLWMCGVNALWFVIVALFFSSSKVRVLFMRMGHWFERSMGVILILFAGRLVLSM; this comes from the coding sequence ATGACATCGAATTATCTGGGCGAATTTCTGGCACTGGCTACCATTCACTTTCTGGCCGTGGTCGCTCCCGGCCCGGACTTCGCCGTGACCATCCGCCAGAGTGTGCGTTTCGGTCGACTGGTCGGCATCTGCACGGCACTGGGCATCGGCGCAGGGATTTCCGTGCACGTGCTGTACACCCTGCTGGGTGTCGGTGCCTTGATGCACACCACGCCCTGGCTGCTGACGGTGGCCAAGGTCGTGGGCGGTGCCTACATTTTTTACCTCGGCATCAGCCTGATCCGCAGCAAACCCAAGACAACACTCGAAGGCGAAAAGACAACCGATGAACCGCTGGTCGAGCAATCGCTGTTCAAGGCGTTCTCCACCGGTTTCCTGACCAACGCCACCAACCCCAAGGCCACACTGTTTTTCCTGGCGATCTTCACCACGATCATCAGCGCCAGCACACCGTTGGAGATCCAGGCCCTGTACGGATTGTGGATGTGCGGCGTGAACGCGTTGTGGTTTGTGATCGTCGCGCTGTTCTTTTCAAGCAGCAAAGTGCGGGTGCTGTTCATGCGCATGGGGCATTGGTTCGAGCGCAGCATGGGGGTGATCCTGATCCTGTTCGCCGGGCGACTGGTGTTGTCGATGTAA
- a CDS encoding dipeptidase — protein sequence MDFSLKQLAASTLILASLSCVTLPAHANITPQQSATILKTFSDTKVSDFRQFLGELAKSDLSKTDDLRPSISAFLDNKPLTAEQQNEIYRLLGLYTRAKYGKAALETLRELVEIPTDRKEGVAQHENPEFIKIAAKIKSLAESFGLNYRNIDNRVYEISLDGSGKEVVGIHAHADVVPVTPENWVLKDGTKLDPFKVTLIGDRMYGRGTEDDKNGIVVTLYAMKVIKEEKLPLARNFKLLVDTTEETTGDAIPYYFERNPTPEYNLALDGGYPVVIAEKGYGTVMAKFAKRKAEGKGAEIISMTGGMATNQIPSVSLITLVTDKPAELAASLQKAGTEYAKQHGGDFEVNAKVDGKDVKLSVTGVSAHSSEPESGVNPVARMLDFIHSVDGKIAFKHNHITDAARYAADNWGLDYKGSKLGVGFADDFMGPLTTSLTYVGMDDKTFKLAVNLRVPKGKSPEVLKTEIADKLAAWSKKTHVAVNFDYSIAEPMYRNPEGEWVKALLAVATENLGMKHEFGTSAGATSVHELPNGVQFGLARPEVKYTGHTDGEFKTVDQFLLDLQIVTEMMGRIGQLPKL from the coding sequence ATGGACTTTTCGCTCAAGCAACTGGCCGCATCGACCCTGATTCTGGCCAGCCTTTCGTGCGTGACACTGCCCGCACACGCCAACATCACACCGCAGCAAAGCGCGACCATCCTCAAGACATTCAGTGATACCAAGGTCAGCGATTTCCGCCAGTTCCTCGGCGAATTGGCCAAGAGCGATCTGAGCAAGACCGACGACCTGCGCCCCTCCATCAGCGCCTTTCTCGACAACAAGCCCCTGACCGCCGAACAGCAAAACGAAATCTATCGCCTGCTCGGCCTCTACACTCGAGCGAAATACGGCAAAGCCGCTCTGGAAACCCTGCGCGAACTGGTGGAGATCCCGACGGATCGCAAAGAGGGTGTTGCCCAGCACGAAAATCCTGAATTCATCAAGATCGCCGCCAAGATCAAAAGCCTCGCCGAGTCTTTCGGCCTGAACTACCGCAACATCGACAACCGCGTCTACGAAATCTCCCTCGACGGCAGCGGCAAAGAAGTCGTGGGCATTCACGCGCACGCCGACGTTGTACCGGTGACACCGGAAAACTGGGTTCTGAAGGACGGCACCAAGCTCGACCCGTTCAAGGTCACGCTGATCGGCGACCGCATGTACGGCCGCGGCACCGAGGACGATAAAAACGGCATCGTCGTGACGCTGTATGCCATGAAGGTGATCAAGGAAGAGAAGCTGCCACTGGCGCGCAATTTCAAACTGCTGGTAGACACCACCGAAGAAACCACCGGCGACGCGATTCCTTACTACTTCGAGCGCAACCCAACGCCGGAGTACAACCTTGCACTGGATGGCGGCTACCCGGTGGTGATTGCCGAAAAAGGTTACGGCACGGTCATGGCCAAGTTCGCAAAACGCAAGGCCGAGGGCAAAGGCGCGGAAATCATCTCGATGACTGGCGGTATGGCGACCAACCAGATTCCATCGGTTTCGCTCATCACCCTGGTGACAGACAAACCTGCCGAACTGGCCGCCAGCTTGCAAAAGGCTGGCACTGAATACGCCAAACAACATGGCGGCGATTTCGAAGTGAATGCCAAGGTCGATGGCAAAGACGTGAAACTCAGCGTAACCGGCGTTTCTGCGCACTCCTCCGAGCCTGAATCCGGTGTCAACCCGGTCGCCCGCATGCTGGACTTCATCCACAGCGTGGATGGCAAAATCGCGTTCAAACACAACCACATCACCGATGCTGCCCGTTACGCCGCCGACAACTGGGGTCTGGACTACAAGGGTAGCAAGCTGGGCGTCGGTTTCGCCGATGACTTCATGGGCCCGTTGACCACCTCGCTGACGTACGTCGGCATGGATGACAAGACCTTCAAACTTGCGGTCAACCTGCGTGTGCCGAAGGGCAAGTCGCCGGAAGTGCTCAAGACCGAAATCGCCGACAAACTGGCGGCCTGGAGCAAGAAAACCCACGTCGCGGTCAACTTCGATTACTCAATCGCCGAGCCGATGTACCGCAACCCTGAAGGCGAGTGGGTCAAGGCGCTGCTGGCCGTGGCCACCGAAAACCTGGGCATGAAACACGAATTCGGTACGTCGGCCGGCGCCACCTCGGTGCATGAACTGCCTAACGGCGTGCAATTCGGCCTGGCACGACCTGAGGTCAAGTACACCGGCCACACCGATGGCGAATTCAAGACCGTTGACCAGTTCTTGCTGGACCTGCAGATCGTTACGGAAATGATGGGACGGATCGGGCAACTGCCGAAGCTCTGA
- a CDS encoding 2OG-Fe(II) oxygenase, with the protein MMLDVERLDETCIKKLANEEVLAIRVKGFLPEDQAIRIGDKILAPGFEGYINAPSIGRIGMAFYEAENQPLLIEDYFERATSNIAELRNRCAPYSSPIDTLRCMLDESWPAGAHLENLYGRKMYVGLSRVVKPGVCFLAHHDIFAKDAPESFQARSLEAQFACNVYLNMPTEGGALQMWEDDISPDRFDEMRGDSYGIDPMLLGPPALEVRPEPGDFIMFNSRRMHSVTPGVADPRLSLSFFVGYRGNASPLTFWS; encoded by the coding sequence ATGATGCTTGACGTCGAGCGTCTCGATGAGACGTGCATAAAAAAACTGGCCAACGAAGAAGTCCTCGCCATCCGCGTCAAAGGCTTCTTGCCTGAAGACCAGGCGATCCGGATTGGCGACAAGATCCTCGCCCCCGGCTTCGAAGGGTATATCAACGCCCCCAGCATCGGCCGCATCGGCATGGCGTTCTACGAGGCGGAAAACCAGCCGCTGCTGATCGAGGACTACTTCGAGCGCGCCACCAGCAACATTGCCGAACTGCGCAACCGCTGCGCACCCTACTCCTCGCCGATCGACACCCTGCGCTGCATGCTCGACGAATCCTGGCCGGCGGGCGCCCATCTGGAAAACCTGTACGGGCGCAAGATGTATGTCGGCCTGTCACGGGTGGTCAAACCTGGCGTCTGCTTCCTCGCCCACCACGACATCTTCGCCAAGGATGCGCCGGAGAGTTTCCAGGCCCGTAGCCTGGAGGCGCAATTCGCCTGCAACGTCTACCTGAACATGCCGACCGAGGGTGGCGCGTTGCAGATGTGGGAAGACGACATTTCACCGGACCGCTTCGACGAAATGCGCGGCGACAGCTATGGCATCGACCCGATGCTGCTTGGCCCGCCAGCCCTCGAAGTACGCCCGGAGCCGGGGGATTTCATCATGTTCAATTCGCGTCGCATGCACTCGGTAACACCGGGTGTGGCAGACCCGCGCTTGAGCCTTTCTTTTTTTGTCGGCTATCGCGGTAATGCATCACCCCTGACTTTCTGGAGCTGA
- a CDS encoding methyl-accepting chemotaxis protein, with protein sequence MLSMQQMGAGLSRIVSGLQAGIEQLASSAQSLSAVTEQTNLEVSSQKEETEQVATAMNQMTATVHDVARNAEEAALAAQTADGKVESGQQVVRQSMARIEQLADSATSASSSIESLSAEIQNIGTVLEVIKSVAEQTNLLALNAAIEAARAGEQGRGFAVVADEVRALARRTQQSTEEIERLVSALRSAAHSSVQQIQSSGELVKLAVSDALQTESALGSIAAAVSLIQQMNQQIAAAAEEQSSVAEEINRSVTSIRASADQSSIAMRGNAASSVELAQLGSELKGMVGHFRL encoded by the coding sequence ATGCTGTCCATGCAGCAGATGGGCGCGGGCCTGAGCCGCATTGTCAGCGGGTTGCAGGCGGGCATTGAGCAGTTGGCCAGCTCGGCCCAATCGCTGTCGGCTGTGACCGAGCAGACCAACCTCGAAGTCAGCAGCCAGAAAGAGGAGACCGAGCAGGTCGCCACGGCCATGAACCAGATGACCGCCACCGTCCACGACGTGGCACGCAATGCCGAGGAAGCGGCGCTTGCGGCGCAGACCGCCGACGGCAAGGTCGAGAGCGGTCAGCAGGTGGTGCGTCAGAGCATGGCGCGGATCGAGCAGTTGGCGGATTCGGCGACGTCGGCCAGCTCGAGCATCGAAAGCCTGAGTGCGGAAATCCAGAACATCGGCACGGTGCTCGAAGTGATCAAGAGCGTCGCCGAACAGACCAATCTGCTGGCACTCAACGCTGCGATTGAAGCGGCGCGGGCGGGCGAGCAGGGCAGGGGGTTTGCGGTGGTTGCCGACGAGGTACGGGCGCTGGCACGGCGTACGCAGCAGTCGACCGAAGAGATTGAGCGGCTGGTCAGTGCCTTGCGTTCGGCAGCCCATTCGTCGGTGCAGCAGATCCAGAGCAGTGGCGAGCTGGTGAAGCTGGCGGTGAGCGATGCGCTGCAGACCGAAAGTGCGCTGGGGAGTATTGCGGCGGCGGTTTCGTTGATTCAGCAGATGAACCAGCAAATTGCGGCGGCGGCCGAGGAGCAGAGTTCGGTGGCCGAGGAGATCAATCGCAGTGTGACCAGTATTCGGGCGAGTGCGGATCAGTCGTCGATTGCGATGCGCGGGAATGCGGCTTCGAGTGTTGAGCTGGCGCAGTTGGGGAGTGAGCTCAAGGGGATGGTGGGGCACTTTCGGCTTTGA